From the genome of Nocardia sp. NBC_01503, one region includes:
- a CDS encoding DUF305 domain-containing protein, translated as MTSSVSNASAPGDSETTEPVAPPHRSQRSVLLVLGVIAVLLTGFAAGLLVGKQQDSSQKPSAVDIGFSQDMSVHHLQAVEMSALAYDGSTDPAVKRLAYDILTTQENQAGRMQGWLQSWGEPQLSVGGYMGWMTDMSAHHHSGTAEHSGPVAAMPGMASTEELAALRQATGPALDIMFLQLMLRHHQGGMPMAEYAAQRADVEVVRSLADSMVKTQSSEATLMTQMLAERHADPLPFN; from the coding sequence ATGACATCATCCGTATCGAACGCGAGCGCGCCCGGTGACTCCGAAACCACCGAACCCGTGGCGCCACCGCACCGCAGCCAGCGGTCCGTACTGCTGGTCCTCGGCGTAATCGCCGTGCTGCTGACCGGTTTCGCGGCGGGCCTGCTGGTGGGCAAGCAGCAGGATTCGAGCCAAAAGCCGAGTGCGGTGGATATCGGCTTCAGCCAGGACATGTCTGTGCATCATCTGCAGGCGGTGGAGATGTCGGCGCTGGCCTACGACGGCTCCACCGATCCCGCGGTGAAGCGCCTGGCCTACGACATTCTCACCACCCAGGAGAATCAGGCGGGCCGCATGCAGGGTTGGCTGCAGAGCTGGGGTGAACCGCAGCTGTCGGTGGGCGGCTACATGGGCTGGATGACCGATATGTCCGCACATCATCACAGCGGTACCGCGGAACATTCGGGCCCGGTAGCCGCCATGCCCGGTATGGCCTCCACGGAAGAGCTCGCCGCCTTGCGCCAGGCCACCGGCCCGGCCTTGGACATCATGTTCCTGCAACTGATGCTGCGTCATCATCAGGGCGGCATGCCCATGGCCGAATACGCCGCCCAGCGTGCTGACGTAGAGGTGGTCCGTTCACTGGCCGACTCCATGGTGAAAACCCAGTCCAGCGAAGCCACGCTGATGACCCAAATGCTCGCCGAGCGCCACGCGGATCCTCTCCCCTTCAACTGA